One genomic region from Anatilimnocola floriformis encodes:
- a CDS encoding acyl carrier protein: MASVAERVTDIVAEQLGVDKEKISPETSFVNDLGADSLDTVELVMELEEEFDINIPDDAAEKIQTVGQAIKFIEEAQKS, translated from the coding sequence GTGGCATCCGTCGCTGAACGCGTTACTGATATTGTCGCCGAACAATTGGGCGTCGACAAAGAAAAGATCTCGCCCGAAACCTCGTTCGTCAACGATCTGGGCGCTGACTCGCTCGATACGGTCGAACTGGTGATGGAGCTTGAAGAAGAATTCGACATCAACATTCCTGACGACGCTGCGGAGAAAATCCAAACCGTCGGCCAGGCGATCAAGTTCATTGAAGAAGCTCAAAAGAGCTAA